Part of the Xenopus tropicalis strain Nigerian chromosome 3, UCB_Xtro_10.0, whole genome shotgun sequence genome, GTATGTGGGGGCATTGCCTTAACAAGCCGAACCCAAGGAACTTGCGGTTTTTTAAATGTGCAGTCCATTTCATTTACTTTGGTTTCATCTCCTGCCCGAGCAGCAGCGCGGTGCCTGAATCTGGAACTATTGTTTCTGAACTACGTAAAACTCACTCATTTTTCCCAATGTTTGTTTTACAAATGACAGAAGTAGCCCGTCCCTTCGGAACCTCGCCAGGAAATAAAATCCCGCACTCTATATTGAgaactgagatttttttttcttatcaagCCAGGATCAATTAGACACGGGTGCCCCCCGGTGCCCTTAGGCTGCAGTCTGACATCTAGTGAGTTACTTTCTGGCTGCGAGACCACCACAAACGGAAAAAGGGCGGTTGCATCACTTTCCCGCTGACAACAGCGATCTTGTGATGTCAACTGCTCCGACAATGGCCGGATCGTTGCGAGGATGTTGCCAGTGAGAAAATCCAATGAGAAGGCGGCACAGGTGGGGTCGTTCTATTTCTAAAGAATGCCACAGTGTGGCGGGGCCTAGCCCGTACGTCTACGCAGCACGTCACGTGCGCTTAAGTGGACCTATGGGGTAAGCCCATAGAGCAGTGAAGAAGTCAGTAGCGTTTGTTTGTTATCTAACTTGTGTTATGTTTTCTAccaaacaaaacaatacaaattaTGCTGGAatcataaaaagaaatatataagatGTGAATATAAAATCTCATCTTAACCCTATTCAGGACCGGCTTCATTTAAACCCACTTATCACTGTGGATTTGGAATTGTCCCTAAATGGGCTTAAAGTTTTTATACAGGTGGCTTGGcccatatagtttatataaacccaaACCATAGATACATTTCACACTGTACAGTTTTATGTCCCCTATTCTTtctttgttaaaggggttgtagtTAATATTCCTAACGTTTGATTGAAATAATTGTATTGCATATTTTATTGGGAGTGGGTGGGGTGGTGGAACTTTATATTTTGAGTCCTGAATAGAGTTAAACTCCTTTTGTTCTTAGAATGTGTTTGTCCTGGTCATTTACAATAGTTTGGGATAGATGTTTGTAAATCTCTTTATTAGAACTCAGTCTCTGCTAATGGTAACTTCTACTAAAATTAGCCCAAATATTGCTCTAAATTCTAACCCTTTCATACCAGGAGTCAGATTTTGTCGGCGCGTGTCCCTTTGCCGGAAATGGAACTTACCTCGCCTGCTAGCCCCAAGGAGTTAACGAATGTGTTGACCATTACCAAGATTCTAAATCAGTTGAAGAACTGTTTTGTTACAATGACTTCTGTACTTTTATGATTTTTGTAGGGGGTAGGTAATATGTGTAATAGTAAGAATTCTTGTAATCATGCTTTAGGCTTCGATACGGAAGGACTGCCATCTGCTGTGTGGCCAGGAGGCGAAACAGAAGCTCTTACTCGCTTAGAGAGGCACCTGGAGAGGAAGGTAAGTTCTTGAAAAAAACAATAGTAACCAGTTGTAACACACTGCCTTGTCTAGTTCTATAGCAGTGCtgtgtccaacttctgtggtaccgagggccagaatttttccggcctccatggtggagggccgataatggaagctagttctgaccactcccttttttaaaaccacacccacttgaaaccacacccatgttatcgcatgaccatagccatattaatggcggtagtacagcaaaaacctgccattctctgcctgccctaccctgcctgtgtgtgccatactctgcctgccctaccctgcctgtgtgtgccatactctgcctgccctaccctgcctgtgtgtgccataccctgcctgccataccctgcctgccctaccctgcctgtgtgtgccataccctgcctgccctaccctgcctgtgtgtgtgtgccatactctgcctgccctaccctgcctgcgtgtgccatactctgcctgccctatcctgcctgcgtgtgccatactctgcctgccctacgctgcctgcgtgtgccatactctgcctgtcctatgctgcctgtgtgtatggcacacacaggcagcatacagtgacgcaatgctggcactgctcctacagtctgcacaataactatatattaaaaaacgttttaattgcagtaccaccacagtatatgttctttttatagtgtgcagggtttatttgtgggtttctactgctcctgaggtgtgaacaggtgaacaatgtgggtgattacagcctgagcctgaggtgtgaacactgcagggggtgaataatgcagagattaaaaggtgtgaacaacacaggagattacatttttaaacaatacagggggtttacagcctgaatctgaggtgttaaccacgcagggggccagtactgataccatttaaagcttacacaaaggtaagccatcaaagcagccagacaggtggggggccacacagaggggggtcgcgggccgccagttggacagcgctgttcTATAGGATTAGAATCTTCCTAATGTGTGTACAGATGtagtttaaagggcacctgtaaTCCAAAAATCTCCCCCACCAGTGGTGAGGGCTAATAGACCCAACacgcttgtttaaaaaaaaaaaaaaaaaagcattaagccACCGAAACTGGGAGGGGGGCTCCAGGTGTGGGTGGCCGTGTTGgtgcacacatgcacataatgggCAAGTGCCATGACTTACTGGTTATGGGCATACGTGTGATGTAGGCTTGGGGGCACATCCAACGCTCTTCCAATCAGacacatgtgcataataagcaagCCGGAAGACTCGCTCACTATACAACATGGCCACCCACACTAGCAGCTTATTCCCAGTACGGGCGGCCTAGTGCTGGAGGTGGCAGGCATACACACTTAAGCTCAAGCTTTCACTGCTTGTGTAATGAATGAAGGTGGCCAACTAAACACAACCATGATTCTGCCCTATTGTGCTCCTACTTTTAAtagaagaaaaactttttttagtTAGTCAACATTTTCCCACAGTGTTAAGTGTCCTGTTTAAATTACCGATGCAATATACACATGTGGGTGAGCATTGGTTGACATTTGTTGATATGGGAATGTTGATTTTCAACTTTGTGGAACCAGACCGGACTAAAACCCTGACCATATTtatttctcttaaaaaaaaaagggggggggggggggctaaatatgAAATGTTCTGCCttgtttaaatatttatctgTACTGTTCTAGGCATGGGTTGCAAACTTTGAACGGCCCCGGATGAATGCCAATTCCCTCCTTGCAAGTACTACAGGACTTAGCCCCTACTTGCGGTTTGGATGTCTGTCTTGTCGTCTGTTCTACTTTAAGCTTACTGATCTGTATAAAAAGGTAAAACTCCAAGGTTTTTATATTTTAGACAGTACAGGACCAGCATATGATGTATGGGCACATTGTAATGGCAATAAACCGAGCTCTTACATAGCATAAAATATGGCTATAGCACTGCATGGTAGCAGTACTGGGACAAAAAcagtggttgggggggggggggggggggggtgaggtaaACGACCAGCAAGCAACGGCCCAGACAAGGGGAAGGGGACAGAAGAGGTCCATGACTAGTGCCCCACCACTCCATTGCACCCGTGGCACGTGTCTCTCTTGCCTACTCCTACTTCCTTCCCTGCTTGCTAGGGAAGAACTAAAGCATTTTTACTTTTCAATCTTCTTCTCAAGATCCAAGCATTTGGTCCCCTCCCACAGGTGTAAGTCAAGCAATGCAGTGAttgatattaaaaatataaattcctTTCATATAAAATCACCCCAAGTCAGTAACCCCTGCACTAACCTTTTCTCACTAAACTTTATCTAGGTAAAGAAAAACAGTTCTCCCCCACTGTCTCTTTATGGGCAGCTTCTGTGGCGTGAATTTTTTTACACTGCGGCCACAAACAACCCTCGGTTTGACAAGATGGAGGGCAACCCCATATGCGTCCAGATTCCTTGGGATCGAAACCCAGAGGCGCTAGCCAAGTGGGCAGAGGGACGGACCGGGTTTCCCTGGATCGATGCAATCATGACGCAACTGCGTCAGGAAGGTTGGATTCACCATCTGGCTCGTCATGCCGTGGCGTGCTTCCTCACCAGGGGAGATCTCTGGATTAGCTGGGAGGAAGGCATGAAGGTATAATATAACTATATCTATTGTatctttgttgtgtttttttattcactAGACATACAGCTAACTTTAGATTTTAGCAGGCAGACACATGCcacatttaaaggtaaaatatcaGCATCTTTACGTTGCACAAGTACAGTGTTATTTGGGTTGCAAGAAGCAGAAGCCTTTTTTATTGTATtcaaaagggggtatactgcccttttaaagGAAGACCCCAGTTTCCTCTCTACATAGTTTATCACCCCAAGGTGCTAGTGGATAGATCACCCCCTGGTGGTTAAGCTGCCAACTGCATGAGTTATAATATTTGCACTAtatgttgttttttcttttctctcaatTTATTGCATCCAACTTTTTAATAAGGGCACATACAGTAGTATGATAAGTAGGAGTAGTTTGATTGTATGCAGGGCAGTTATGACCTTGTTGGAAGAGTATGCCACCGGCACGGGTTAGGGCACTTGGTGGGTCAGACTGACTGCTGGCAGGGAAAAGACTCCTAATTTGATTACTGTTTACACAGAATCGTGTGCAACTCTGTAAGCTTTAAACAAGTGCAAGTGATTCTGTGTGAGATGCAATTGCCTTGGGCAGCTTGTAAGAAGCACAACAAAGTGAAGACATACATATTCATTTAATACCAGCGAGGGAGAAATTAAATGGTAATGAAGTCAATGGGGCAGCAGCAGGGTAGCATGTGATGGAAGCAATGGAGAGAGTGCAGCCCAAGCAAGAGGCTGCAAACACATTCAGATCTTGGCAGACTCTCTGTTAACAAAAAGCATATGTCTCTGCTCATTTAGTGTCTGGATCATATGACTCCTTCAAACCATAGGgttatattatgttattataagttgctattataataaaacagtgtaaaTTTTACACATACATGCATGGGTCAGGGGTGTAGGTAAAAGCTAGGACATACCTGACAATTTGGGAGCTGTTCTCTGCCTTAAGTGTTCAGGGTTTTAACACTCTGGTGTATACCCAACTTTAAGTAgttaaggggttaaaaaaaaaacctggcctTGTAACTATTATTAACCCTTAATGTAACAGGAGTTGCCAGCACAGAAGGGGTCTGGTATATAAAACACCAAAATCATGACCTACTTTCTATATCTGACCTGCAAGCTGAGCACAGGATCAATCCTATACAATTTAGCCCACGTGTATCCAGATTTAGCCACGCTGGAGGAATAAATGGGTTACTGGAAATCTGATCTTGGTGTGTCATTATCTGATAGAACAGGCAGATGTATTTCTGTGTGCTACGTCTGTAATTGAATTTAACTTTATCTGCCAAAGAAATGGTATCACAATATTGCAGTTCTTATACCTAGAATCTCATAGATATTTCCAGGCCTGGACTAGcacatgccagaggggctactatGAGGCTGGTGGGGGGTATTTTGGGCCTCtgcgtacttgaaatgccagggcctgttttgaatttccagtccagacctggataTTTCTTAAAGTGATCCTGTTAAAACCTGAAATGTGTCACAATCCCTTTTAGATATTTGGGAGTTTAAAGGCAATTGTGCAGTTTTGTTACAAGCCATTGACGCTTAGATGTTGGTGTGTATTGCTCTGCAGGTATTTGAGGAGCTGTTACTGGATGCTGATTGGAGCGTGAATGCAGGGAGTTGGATGTGGCTCTCCTGCAGTTCATTTTTCCAGCAGTTTTTTCACTGTTACTGCCCTGTTGGATTTGGAAGAAGAACTGACCCCAATGGAGATTATATCAGGTACAGCAGTAGGGGGTTTGCTGTTTTCTAGCCACATGGGTAATGGGAGTAACGGAGGATACTTGTATCTGCCTATTTGGCCCCTGGGCACATCAGTCAAATATGATGAAGCAATGGTTGTAGGGCCACCTTTCCCATATAGCATTGTTTGCTGTTGATTACAACTACTGATCAGAACACAAttctacttatttttctgttctcttGCTGCTGCTGTTTCATGTTAGAGTTAAACTTACTGTTAAACAAGAATTTATTTTACCTCTTTCTGCACAGGCGTTATTTGCCTATTCTGAAAGGCTTTCCCCCAAAGTATATTTATGACCCATGGAATGCTCCTGAGACAGTCCAGAAAGTAGCAAAGTGCATCATTGGAGTGAATTACCCCAAACCAATGGTAAACCATGCTGAAGCAAGCCGCCTGAACATTGAGAGGATGAAACAAATATACCAGCAGCTGTCTCGATACAGAGGACTGGGTGAGTCTCTCTTGGCCTTTATAGCCCCATGACGTCTGCTATAaactaaacaaattaaaattgTCAGACAATTGTCTGATGGCATGAATTACTTGTTATGACAGCAATATATCATGCAACTGCTTCTTTCACAGGTCTTCTTGCATCAGTGCCTTCAAATCCAAATGGGAATGGGAATGGTGGGTTGATGAGTTATTCTCCAGGAGAGAGCATGTCTGGTTGCAGCAACAACGGAGGTACGATACACAATTCTACGGaatgccccccctcccctttgcttTGTCTCGGCAGCAGATCAGATTGTTTAAATAGTGATTGCGTAAGGTGGTTGTTCTGTACAACACCACGTAAACATTCATCAAAAATCTAAAGCCAGTTGCCATGCTGACCAGGTCCCACTATCCACTACCCTGGTTCAACAGCCTCTGCCTTAGGCTGCATTTAATTTTAATACGAACTCTGTAGGGAATAGCAGAAAAGGATAATGGAGGTGGAGGGGTAGTGGCAGAAACTCTAAGCAAGATGGAGTTTGAAGTTTTATAATAAAACTGTTTGTATTCTGCCACTGTTTTATTATCTCAAAATGAGCACAGTATCCAATAGAGCTAGGTCCATGGAAAGTCTATAGTTGGGTCCAGTAactatgtagttttttttttgccaggaggTCAGATGGGAGTGAACGAAGGGAGTTCTGCCAGTAATCCAAACGCTAACAAGGGAGAAGTGCATCCTGGGACTTCAGGACTTCAGGGTAAGCTTGCTGCTCCATTGATCAGTGTATCCTCTATAATAGGGGTCTTtcatactcatgagccacagtcaaatgtaaaaaagacttggagagcaacacaagcatcataaaagttaatggtaaCTAGAGCTTACAGAaaaaaccctgaatcctttgtgagagatttggccaaatctgaaccctaatttgcaaagtaggctatggaagggttaaacctcGCCACCGTGTTTACAaggaaaaaaagtcatgtggttttattttggctttgagcatggatttggccgaatcctgcagaaaaaaaactggattcggtgcatccctagttcatggaggtgccaaataagggctaagattggctattaggcagtctctatgcacacagGGGGCttaatttggtagtaaatcttgttaaTTTGGCttaatttggtagtaaatcttgtttttattcaaccaaaacttgccactaagtcaggaatttcaaaaataactaattggtttggggtcactgagcaacagccaaggggttggtgagcaacaagttgcccctgagccactggttggggatcactgctctgtaAAGTGTGTCAGATTCCACCACGGCAATTTGCTTACCCGTGGCTAGTCCTCCTGTTTGCTAAGTGCACTGTTCCAGGGTACTATTACTACTAGTACTGCTCTTCCTGTATCCTCTCTATGGCCTGGTCTTGGGTGTGTTAGTGCAGTACAGTAGCAAAAAGCCAGCTTCTCATTCTATTGCCCATGCCTAGCTTTGGGCTGCATGTTCTAATTGGGCATAATTAATTTTTCTAGGATACTGGCAAGGGAGCAGCATTCTACATTACAGCCACAGCGACAGCCAGCAGTCTTACTTAATGCAAGGTAATTATTACTCCGTACTAACTCCTTATGGGCCATGGGGTGAAGCCGCCTTAGAATCAAGAGATATCCACGTACTGTGAGATTTCTGTCATTTAAACTAAATAGTTTATGGCCTAGTGCTCCGCTTATTTCTCTAATAAGCaatctgtgtgtatgtatatttatttggTTTACTTACTAATTTAGAAAATGTATACTTGTGTATTTCTATTCATATACCGTTACTTGGGAATAACTAGCTGAGCAGCAAGCCCCTTCTGGGGTTGCTGGGATTTATTATCCAACCTGGTTCACTATGGGGTCAGACTTCTGCATAGTGATCGCTAACTCTTATGGTGAATCATGGATCACTGCATTGTGTACATTCAGAGTACACATCTGAGGGGATGATCAGTAAAATAATGCCAGAACCAAGTCTTGGGGCTATCGGCTTCGAAGATGCACAGGAAAATTAGTTCCTGGCTTTTGTTTGTTACAATAACACAATGTATAAGTAGAAAAACCCATTTCCTCTAGTGATAGAACCCATCTGCTGCCCATCCTCTCTAGACCTTGGATTCTTGTTCTTgaataaaaaatggcatttattttcTTGATTTGCTAATTTTATGCAGGTCTGTGAGCAACATGTCCATGGGCCTGTTGCCCTGGAAACGGTTACGTGTATTTTTAACTGTGTCATGTCCAGAGCAATCATTTCTAATCCAATTTgtcacatatgtaataaaaggcactaggtttcataggtgcagtaacccatagcaaccaataagagatttgcttttaaacaggtcaccggtaaattctacctgctaactggttgctataggttaatggacccgggcaaacttagtgccttttatttaatCACCCCCATAGTGAGTGGTTTCTGGGAACAGATTTACTTATAACCAGAGGAGTGTTACTAGAACAGCAGTTAAAAACAAATGACTTGCTTGCTTTACAGCCAGAAACCCACTCCATTCTGTGGTCTCCTCAGGCAAGCGCCCAAATCCAGAAGAAGAGACTCAGAGTATTGGACCCAAAGTCCAACGGCAAAGCAGCCATTGAATTGGTAATGTATTAGAATTTGTTAGCTCAAACTGTCAACCTTTGACTAGTATATTAATTAAGTGTGTATCTGTAAATCTCGTGTTCATTTTATCTGAAACACAAGGACCCTTATCCCTCATGTGGCATGGAAGAGTGCCTGCCTCACACAGCTGGAATTTGACTCACATAGGTTACACTTGTCAgccaagcctaaaggtggccagcCCTATATGGGCCACTAAAATATACATTGGCCTGCATAAGATACCAGCTGGCAGTTTCTACTTTGGGGTAGCAACAGGATGTCAACCCGTGTGGTGAAAAAACCTACTGAATATAAGCTGTGAGATATTCTGTCAGAAGAGGCATCATGGCTTCCCTCGCCTTtggttaataaaatgtatttaataaaatagcTGCATATAGTGTCTTTATGGGATGCTTGGATGCAGATTACTACCCCATTGTATAGATACCAAAGCTTGCAGTGATCTGCGTGTGTACTAATCAGCAGGAATGCATCATTACTGAATTACCAATGGGTCATTTGTACTCTTAGGTCCCCCAAAGGTAATGCACAGCACCCCTTGTTTTCTGCTATCAAACCGGAATCTGCTGTGTTTCTGGCTATAACAGGAAGGCATCGCTGTGCCATATGTTAGGACTGTGCAGAGAGAGAATTTTCCCTTGAGTTATTTAAATCAAcctgcctgtcactgcacacatgggGCAGACTTTGACCcccaaaaaatgtgcatttttgatCCAAGTTGGTATCGGGTGGTATTGGCAAGCATTATGTTATCCTTTTTCCGCACAGTGCATATGCCAATAGGAAGTCAGGGTGCCGACAGAAGATTGCTTCCCTTGCGGATCTCTGTCTTTCTGAAATATATTTGTCTCTAACTAAGTTTTATAATATACATATCTATGTTAAGGGATGTAATACATAGCTATTTCATTAAAACTACTGCTCAGCTCTATCTTTATGGTATTTTCCTCTCCCACAGATTTTGTGAATTTCACCATAACCAAAAGAGAGAACGCTTGATTGTATGCACAGTACTGGCTGCCTCTGGAAATGTAAAGATGGACACTATTAAGGAAACATCCTTTTCTTACAATATGAAAAACAAAACCCTGATCTTTGTGTGATCCTGTTGTCAGTTAATCAGTCTGTGAGAGCTTCGTTTATCTCTGCATTTCTATAGTTTTTATCTCTGAGATATTTCACTAAACAGTTTTGTACATAGAACTGTAATTATTTTGTGATGCTTGCTTACAGacatgtaaatacaaatatacccaTGAACTAGTCATAGactgtgcattatatttttgATAATAAATGCTTTATGGAGACAGATGACATGAAATCCCTGTATAGTTCACTTTTTTATGTATATACTAAGGAGACCTGCTCATTAAAGCCTGTGGCATGTCTGCCACCTTTCAGCTGCCCCTGCCCGTATCATTATCATTGTCACACTCTGTGCCATGGTATCGTAAAGATCAAAACCACCAGCAGAAAGGCTTAGGGAGGAAATATAAGTGGGGgaaagacacacatacagacaagaCAA contains:
- the cry1 gene encoding cryptochrome-1, whose amino-acid sequence is MGVNAVHWFRKGLRLHDNPALRECIQGADTIRCVYILDPWFAGSSNVGINRWRFLLQCLEDLDANLRKLNSRLFVIRGQPADVFPRLFKEWKITKLSIEYDSEPFGKERDAAIKKLASEAGVEVIVRISHTLYDLDKIIELNGGQPPLTYKRFQTLISKMEPLEIPVETITAEVMEKCTTPVLDDHDEKYGVPSLEELGFDTEGLPSAVWPGGETEALTRLERHLERKAWVANFERPRMNANSLLASTTGLSPYLRFGCLSCRLFYFKLTDLYKKVKKNSSPPLSLYGQLLWREFFYTAATNNPRFDKMEGNPICVQIPWDRNPEALAKWAEGRTGFPWIDAIMTQLRQEGWIHHLARHAVACFLTRGDLWISWEEGMKVFEELLLDADWSVNAGSWMWLSCSSFFQQFFHCYCPVGFGRRTDPNGDYIRRYLPILKGFPPKYIYDPWNAPETVQKVAKCIIGVNYPKPMVNHAEASRLNIERMKQIYQQLSRYRGLGLLASVPSNPNGNGNGGLMSYSPGESMSGCSNNGGGQMGVNEGSSASNPNANKGEVHPGTSGLQGYWQGSSILHYSHSDSQQSYLMQARNPLHSVVSSGKRPNPEEETQSIGPKVQRQSSH
- the cry1 gene encoding cryptochrome-1 isoform X1: MGVNAVHWFRKGLRLHDNPALRECIQGADTIRCVYILDPWFAGSSNVGINRWRFLLQCLEDLDANLRKLNSRLFVIRGQPADVFPRLFKEWKITKLSIEYDSEPFGKERDAAIKKLASEAGVEVIVRISHTLYDLDKIIELNGGQPPLTYKRFQTLISKMEPLEIPVETITAEVMEKCTTPVLDDHDEKYGVPSLEELGFDTEGLPSAVWPGGETEALTRLERHLERKAWVANFERPRMNANSLLASTTGLSPYLRFGCLSCRLFYFKLTDLYKKVKKNSSPPLSLYGQLLWREFFYTAATNNPRFDKMEGNPICVQIPWDRNPEALAKWAEGRTGFPWIDAIMTQLRQEGWIHHLARHAVACFLTRGDLWISWEEGMKVFEELLLDADWSVNAGSWMWLSCSSFFQQFFHCYCPVGFGRRTDPNGDYIRRYLPILKGFPPKYIYDPWNAPETVQKVAKCIIGVNYPKPMVNHAEASRLNIERMKQIYQQLSRYRGLGLLASVPSNPNGNGNGGLMSYSPGESMSGCSNNGGGQMGVNEGSSASNPNANKGEVHPGTSGLQGYWQGSSILHYSHSDSQQSYLMQGKRPNPEEETQSIGPKVQRQSSH